One Pseudonocardia abyssalis DNA segment encodes these proteins:
- a CDS encoding CaiB/BaiF CoA transferase family protein, with product MNPALDGVRVLELGTLIAGPFCGRLLADQGADVIKIEAPDRPDPLRDWGQAEVDGHHFFWTVHARNKRCITLDLRSDRGRELFLDLVDTADVVLESFRPGTLERWGIGPDVLSARNPRIVLARVSGYGQTGPHSRRPGYASVAEAVGGMRHLNGFPDEPAPRAALSLGDSLAGMFAMQGVLTALFSRERDGGPGQVVDVSLAESCLAMLESTIPDYSATGHVRGPGGTRLEGLAPSNLYRCADDRWLIIAANQDTVFGRLCTAMGQPELAADPRFATHTARGRNQDEIDAIVGDWAAGHDADALTALLETAGVVVGPVNTVADVVLDPQFLARDMLVPHHDEAIGRDVLGPGVVPKLDRTPGSVRWAGPGHPGTHNTEVYTGLLRLGEDELEQLVADRIV from the coding sequence GTGAACCCCGCACTCGACGGCGTCCGCGTCCTGGAGCTCGGCACCCTGATCGCCGGTCCGTTCTGCGGGCGGCTGCTCGCCGACCAGGGCGCCGACGTGATCAAGATCGAGGCCCCCGACCGGCCCGACCCGCTGCGCGACTGGGGCCAGGCCGAGGTCGACGGCCACCACTTCTTCTGGACCGTGCACGCCCGCAACAAGCGCTGCATCACCCTCGACCTGCGCAGCGACCGGGGCCGTGAGCTGTTCCTCGACCTCGTCGACACCGCCGACGTGGTCCTGGAGAGCTTCCGGCCGGGCACGCTGGAGCGCTGGGGCATCGGACCGGACGTGCTGAGCGCACGCAACCCGCGCATCGTGCTGGCCAGGGTGTCGGGCTACGGCCAGACCGGCCCGCACAGCCGGCGCCCCGGCTACGCGTCGGTGGCGGAGGCGGTCGGCGGGATGCGCCACCTCAACGGCTTCCCCGACGAGCCCGCACCCCGCGCGGCGCTGTCCCTCGGCGACTCGCTCGCCGGCATGTTCGCGATGCAGGGGGTGCTGACCGCGCTGTTCTCCCGGGAGCGCGACGGCGGGCCCGGGCAGGTCGTCGACGTCTCCCTGGCCGAGTCCTGCCTGGCGATGCTGGAGTCGACGATCCCGGACTACTCGGCCACCGGGCACGTCCGCGGCCCGGGCGGCACCCGGCTGGAGGGGCTCGCCCCGTCGAACCTCTACCGCTGCGCCGACGACCGGTGGCTGATCATCGCGGCCAACCAGGACACCGTGTTCGGCCGCCTGTGCACCGCGATGGGGCAGCCCGAGCTGGCCGCCGACCCACGGTTCGCGACCCACACCGCGCGCGGCCGCAACCAGGACGAGATCGACGCGATCGTCGGCGACTGGGCCGCGGGCCACGACGCCGACGCCCTGACCGCCCTGCTCGAGACGGCCGGGGTGGTCGTCGGCCCGGTCAACACCGTCGCCGACGTCGTGCTGGACCCCCAGTTCCTGGCCCGCGACATGCTCGTCCCGCACCACGACGAGGCCATCGGCCGCGACGTCCTCGGCCCCGGCGTGGTGCCCAAGCTCGACCGCACCCCCGGGTCCGTGCGGTGGGCCGGGCCGGGCCACCCGGGCACGCACAACACCGAGGTCTACACCGGCCTGCTCAGGCTCGGCGAGGACGAGCTCGAGCAGCTCGTCGCCGACCGGATCGTCTGA
- a CDS encoding FCD domain-containing protein yields the protein MGQPQAPGVTPERRRRYHCEHTAVVDALRDRDPDGAHGAMRRHLQNVAHHLPADNLLRRH from the coding sequence GTGGGGCAGCCTCAAGCGCCGGGCGTCACGCCCGAGCGCAGGCGCCGCTACCACTGCGAGCACACCGCCGTCGTCGACGCGCTGCGCGACCGCGACCCCGACGGCGCCCACGGCGCCATGCGCCGTCACCTGCAGAACGTCGCGCATCATCTCCCGGCCGACAACCTGCTCCGGCGGCACTGA
- a CDS encoding PadR family transcriptional regulator, giving the protein MVWGLPEWTVLAVLREGPLHGFAVAALTAADGELGRIWQIPRPVVYRALKRLEDGELVSPSAVEAGSGPPRTVFGVTAAGAAAVEGWLGEPVPHVRDVRSHLLVKLALLHRSGRDDAALLAAQRQVLDRILRKLDEAVDDGGFGDVLLDWRRSAAAAALDFVQRRSAR; this is encoded by the coding sequence GTGGTGTGGGGCCTGCCGGAGTGGACGGTCCTCGCCGTGCTCCGCGAGGGGCCCCTGCACGGGTTCGCGGTCGCCGCGCTCACCGCTGCGGACGGGGAGCTGGGCCGGATCTGGCAGATCCCGCGGCCGGTGGTCTACCGCGCGCTGAAGCGGCTGGAGGACGGCGAACTGGTGTCGCCGTCGGCGGTGGAGGCCGGGTCGGGGCCCCCGCGCACGGTCTTCGGCGTCACCGCGGCCGGCGCCGCGGCCGTCGAGGGCTGGTTGGGGGAGCCGGTGCCGCACGTCCGGGACGTGCGCTCGCACCTCCTGGTCAAGCTGGCGCTGCTGCACCGGTCCGGGCGCGACGACGCCGCGCTGCTCGCGGCGCAGCGGCAGGTGCTCGACCGGATCCTCCGGAAGCTCGACGAGGCCGTCGACGACGGCGGTTTCGGTGACGTCCTGCTCGACTGGCGCCGCAGCGCCGCCGCCGCCGCGCTCGACTTCGTGCAGCGGCGCTCGGCCCGGTAG
- a CDS encoding aldehyde dehydrogenase gives MTPPAQLEELRLFIHGKSVDARSGRTFESQNPYTGAAWARLADGGPEDVDDAVASSRSAFDGEWGAMTGFQRAAIIRKVGDAIAANAERLARLEVNDSGKLYREMIGQLTALPNWYYYFSGLADKIEGRTVPPVNPNYFGFTTREPVGVVGAITPWNSPLLLLTFKLAPALAAGCTMVVKPSEHAPASTVAFAEILHAAGLPAGVLNVVTGWDRSTGEALATHQGVDKIAFTGSSATGAKVAQAAVANFNRVTLELGGKSPQIVFPDADLDAAANGLIAGVFAATGQTCMAGSRLIVHADVHDALIEKVVARANSIKLGDPNEAETEMGPVANRPQYEKVLGYLEGAAAEGATFACGGEPDAERGGLFVKPTVVTGVGPENTIVREEVFGPVLAAYTFTDEAEALKLANDTPYGLAGSVWTKDVHRAHRVASKLRAGTVWINAYRVIAPNMPFGGFGASGIGRENGVDAIQEYTENKSIFVELTGGTRDPFQLG, from the coding sequence ATGACGCCACCCGCACAGCTCGAGGAGCTCAGGCTCTTCATCCACGGGAAGTCCGTCGACGCACGGTCCGGCCGGACGTTCGAATCCCAGAACCCCTACACCGGCGCGGCGTGGGCCCGGCTCGCCGACGGCGGCCCCGAGGACGTCGACGACGCCGTCGCGTCGAGCCGCAGCGCGTTCGACGGCGAGTGGGGCGCCATGACGGGCTTCCAGCGCGCCGCGATCATCCGGAAGGTCGGCGACGCGATCGCGGCCAACGCCGAGCGGCTGGCCCGGCTGGAGGTCAACGACTCCGGCAAGCTCTACCGCGAGATGATCGGGCAGCTCACCGCGCTGCCGAACTGGTACTACTACTTCTCCGGGCTGGCCGACAAGATCGAGGGCCGCACGGTCCCGCCCGTGAACCCGAACTACTTCGGGTTCACCACGCGCGAGCCGGTCGGGGTCGTCGGGGCCATCACGCCGTGGAACTCCCCGCTGCTGCTCCTGACGTTCAAGCTCGCCCCGGCGCTGGCGGCGGGCTGCACGATGGTCGTCAAGCCGTCGGAGCACGCGCCGGCCTCGACCGTCGCGTTCGCGGAGATCCTGCACGCGGCCGGGCTGCCCGCGGGCGTGCTCAACGTCGTCACCGGGTGGGACCGCTCCACCGGCGAGGCGCTGGCCACCCACCAGGGCGTCGACAAGATCGCGTTCACCGGGTCGTCGGCGACGGGGGCGAAGGTCGCGCAGGCGGCGGTGGCGAACTTCAACCGCGTGACCCTGGAGCTGGGCGGCAAGAGCCCGCAGATCGTGTTCCCCGACGCCGACCTCGACGCCGCGGCCAACGGTCTGATCGCCGGCGTGTTCGCCGCGACCGGGCAGACCTGCATGGCGGGCTCCCGGCTGATCGTGCACGCCGACGTGCACGACGCGCTGATCGAGAAGGTCGTGGCCCGGGCGAACAGCATCAAGCTGGGCGACCCGAACGAGGCCGAGACCGAGATGGGTCCCGTCGCGAACCGGCCGCAGTACGAGAAGGTGCTCGGCTACCTGGAGGGGGCCGCGGCCGAGGGGGCGACGTTCGCCTGCGGCGGCGAGCCCGACGCCGAGCGCGGCGGGCTGTTCGTGAAGCCGACGGTCGTGACCGGCGTCGGCCCGGAGAACACCATCGTCCGCGAGGAGGTGTTCGGGCCGGTGCTGGCCGCGTACACGTTCACCGACGAGGCCGAGGCCCTCAAGCTCGCCAACGACACCCCCTACGGCCTGGCCGGGTCGGTCTGGACGAAGGACGTGCACCGCGCCCACCGGGTCGCCTCGAAGCTGCGCGCCGGCACCGTCTGGATCAACGCCTACCGCGTGATCGCCCCGAACATGCCCTTCGGCGGCTTCGGCGCCAGCGGCATCGGCCGCGAGAACGGCGTGGACGCGATCCAGGAGTACACCGAGAACAAGTCGATCTTCGTGGAGCTCACCGGCGGCACCCGCGACCCGTTCCAGCTCGGCTGA
- the ligD gene encoding non-homologous end-joining DNA ligase: protein MGSPSSEPVRPMLATAGVAPVVTAGWAVEFKWDGVRAIVTGTRDGVALTSRNGNDVTAGYPELTRAGSVGGWATGRSVVLDGELVVLDAAGRPDFGLLQHRMHLRHPAPEVVERMPVELYVFDVLETDGRSLLREPYDVRRERLDALGLGEVPRVQVPPSISDVPAVQLLEVARAHGLEGIVAKRRGSRYEPGRRSASWVKTALLSTQEVLVAGWTAGEGRRAGGIGALLLAAHDGAGRLRFLGHVGTGFTDAVLRDLHGRLAPLRRDDSAFDDDEVPREYARPARWVDPVLVGEVEYRTLTHDHRLRHAVWRGLRPDRDPDEIVLLPRP from the coding sequence ATGGGTTCCCCGTCCTCCGAGCCGGTGCGGCCGATGCTGGCCACCGCGGGTGTCGCCCCGGTCGTCACCGCCGGGTGGGCGGTGGAGTTCAAGTGGGACGGGGTGCGGGCGATCGTCACCGGCACCCGCGACGGTGTGGCACTGACCAGCCGCAACGGCAACGACGTGACCGCCGGGTACCCGGAGCTCACCCGGGCCGGGTCCGTGGGGGGCTGGGCGACGGGCCGCTCGGTCGTGCTCGACGGCGAGCTGGTCGTGCTCGACGCGGCAGGGCGCCCGGACTTCGGGCTGCTCCAGCACCGCATGCACCTGCGCCACCCGGCACCCGAGGTGGTGGAGCGGATGCCGGTGGAGCTGTACGTGTTCGACGTGCTGGAGACCGACGGACGGAGTCTGCTCCGCGAGCCCTACGACGTGCGGCGCGAGCGGCTCGACGCCCTCGGTCTGGGGGAGGTGCCGCGGGTGCAGGTGCCGCCGTCGATCTCCGACGTCCCGGCCGTCCAGTTGCTGGAGGTGGCGCGGGCGCACGGGTTGGAGGGGATCGTCGCGAAGCGTCGCGGGTCCCGCTACGAGCCGGGGAGGCGGTCGGCGTCGTGGGTGAAGACCGCGCTGCTCTCGACCCAGGAGGTGCTGGTCGCGGGCTGGACGGCGGGGGAGGGTCGTCGCGCCGGCGGGATCGGGGCGCTCCTGCTGGCCGCCCACGACGGTGCGGGGAGGCTGCGGTTCCTCGGCCACGTCGGCACCGGTTTCACCGACGCGGTGCTGCGCGACCTGCACGGGCGGCTCGCGCCCCTGCGCCGCGACGACAGCGCGTTCGACGACGACGAGGTGCCCCGCGAGTACGCCCGGCCCGCGCGCTGGGTCGATCCCGTGCTGGTGGGGGAGGTCGAGTACCGCACCCTCACCCACGACCACCGCCTCCGGCACGCGGTGTGGCGCGGGCTGCGTCCCGACCGCGACCCCGACGAGATCGTGCTGCTGCCGCGTCCCTAG
- a CDS encoding LLM class flavin-dependent oxidoreductase: MTVTANERLGLAPTDPRPAAETQPAADRTETNPLFGDQKMKLGLFGTNCSYGLIMSHAPSSYEITWEHTKEIAQRADRLGFDVLVPVARWKGFGGSTNFNGNCFETYTWAAGIAEATERIAIAATSHLPTMHPIVAAKQATTVDRISGGRFALNMVMGWVPPEMEMFGSEQREHDERYAYGQEWLDFVNRLWTEEGTFAIHSTYFDAELLEAYPKPHQGPRPALINAGNSPSGIEFSARNVDFNFASLDTLENIKGYTTKLKAKAREEYQREIHAMTYGLVVCRDTEEEAKRAFQQVVDEGDWGAAGNVIKIAGSGASQSFDHAVKEMQERFIAGWGGYPIVGTPEQVTEELGRLNEAGMEGMIFGLIDYNEELKYFGEEVMPLLKQAGLRH, encoded by the coding sequence ATGACCGTCACCGCCAACGAGCGCCTCGGCCTCGCCCCCACCGACCCCCGCCCGGCCGCCGAGACGCAGCCCGCGGCCGACCGCACCGAGACGAACCCGCTGTTCGGCGACCAGAAGATGAAGCTGGGCCTGTTCGGTACCAACTGCTCCTACGGGCTGATCATGAGCCACGCCCCGAGCAGCTACGAGATCACCTGGGAGCACACCAAGGAGATCGCGCAGCGCGCCGACCGCCTCGGGTTCGACGTGCTCGTCCCCGTCGCCCGCTGGAAGGGCTTCGGCGGTTCGACGAACTTCAACGGCAACTGCTTCGAGACCTACACCTGGGCCGCCGGGATCGCCGAGGCGACCGAGCGGATCGCCATCGCGGCCACGAGCCACCTACCGACGATGCACCCGATCGTCGCGGCCAAGCAGGCCACCACGGTCGACCGGATCTCCGGCGGGCGCTTCGCGCTGAACATGGTTATGGGCTGGGTGCCGCCGGAGATGGAGATGTTCGGCTCCGAGCAGCGCGAGCACGACGAGCGCTACGCCTACGGCCAGGAGTGGCTCGACTTCGTCAACAGGCTGTGGACCGAGGAGGGCACCTTCGCGATCCACTCGACGTACTTCGACGCCGAGCTGCTCGAGGCCTACCCGAAGCCGCACCAGGGCCCGCGGCCCGCGCTGATCAACGCGGGCAACTCGCCGTCGGGCATCGAGTTCTCCGCGCGCAACGTCGACTTCAACTTCGCCTCGCTGGACACGCTGGAGAACATCAAGGGCTACACGACGAAGCTCAAGGCGAAGGCGCGCGAGGAGTACCAGCGCGAGATCCACGCGATGACCTACGGCCTCGTGGTCTGCCGTGACACCGAGGAGGAGGCGAAGCGCGCGTTCCAGCAGGTCGTCGACGAGGGCGACTGGGGCGCGGCCGGCAACGTCATCAAGATCGCCGGGTCCGGCGCGAGCCAGTCGTTCGACCACGCCGTCAAGGAGATGCAGGAGCGCTTCATCGCCGGCTGGGGCGGTTACCCGATCGTCGGCACCCCGGAGCAGGTCACCGAGGAGCTGGGCAGGCTCAACGAGGCCGGTATGGAGGGCATGATCTTCGGGCTCATCGACTACAACGAAGAGCTCAAGTACTTCGGCGAGGAGGTCATGCCGCTGCTCAAGCAGGCCGGCCTGCGACACTGA
- a CDS encoding helix-turn-helix domain-containing protein — protein METTPDLSRFPVLGTTSLDEARDAVTRVYLDHELTAPSDTMRMTLNAVSDRHFTLGYLAYGASATLVMPPTEDCYHVNLTLGGRTDADRADGGRASTHARRSGLVLSPQQRNTVRWTPDAEQLILKIPRAGLEGHLGDLLGRRVHDVVDFDFGLDLAGAQGSTLLASVEFLARELDRPGGLAEMPLAREQLEAFVMTQLLHAGRHQFTDDLHAPAEPTRHGRLAPVLEHMEQHADEPLTPQELARVGCMSVRTLHATFQQALGESPMSYLRRIRLDHVRTELQRSDPSLVRVTDVAVRWGFLHQSRFAQQYRERFGELPRETLRGYSPAATG, from the coding sequence ATGGAGACCACGCCCGACCTGTCGCGGTTCCCGGTGCTGGGCACGACGAGCCTGGACGAGGCCCGCGACGCCGTCACCCGCGTCTACCTCGACCACGAGCTGACCGCGCCCAGCGACACCATGCGCATGACGCTCAACGCGGTGTCCGATCGCCACTTCACGCTCGGGTACCTGGCGTACGGGGCGTCGGCCACGCTCGTCATGCCGCCGACGGAGGACTGCTACCACGTCAACCTGACGCTGGGTGGCCGCACCGACGCCGACCGCGCCGACGGCGGCCGGGCCAGCACGCACGCGCGGCGCAGCGGGCTCGTGCTCTCCCCGCAGCAGCGCAACACCGTGCGCTGGACGCCCGACGCCGAACAGCTGATCCTCAAGATCCCCCGCGCCGGCCTGGAGGGCCACCTCGGCGACCTGTTGGGCCGGCGCGTGCACGACGTCGTCGACTTCGACTTCGGCCTCGACCTGGCCGGGGCACAGGGCAGCACGCTCCTCGCCTCGGTGGAGTTCCTGGCCCGCGAGCTCGACCGGCCCGGCGGGCTGGCCGAGATGCCGCTGGCCCGCGAGCAGCTCGAGGCGTTCGTCATGACGCAGCTGCTGCACGCCGGGCGCCACCAGTTCACCGACGACCTGCACGCACCGGCCGAGCCGACCCGGCACGGTCGGCTCGCCCCCGTGCTCGAGCACATGGAGCAGCACGCCGACGAGCCGCTGACCCCGCAGGAGCTGGCCCGGGTGGGCTGCATGAGCGTGCGGACGCTGCACGCCACCTTCCAGCAGGCGCTGGGCGAGTCGCCGATGAGCTACCTGCGCCGGATCCGGCTCGACCACGTCCGCACGGAGCTGCAGCGCAGCGACCCGTCGCTGGTCCGGGTCACCGACGTCGCGGTCCGATGGGGGTTCCTGCACCAGAGCCGCTTCGCCCAGCAGTACCGCGAGCGCTTCGGCGAGCTTCCGCGGGAGACCCTGCGCGGATACTCCCCGGCCGCCACGGGATAG
- a CDS encoding Fur family transcriptional regulator: MLRGATLRVTRPRLAVLSAVHDHPHADTDSILRIVRGDLGEVSHQAVYDVLRALTAAGLVRRIQPQGSRARYESRVGDNHHHLVCRSCGVIADVDCAVGTTPCLTAADDQGFSIDEAEVIYWGLCSACSTTTAIH; the protein is encoded by the coding sequence ATGCTGCGCGGGGCCACCCTGCGCGTCACGCGTCCGCGGCTCGCGGTGCTCTCCGCGGTGCACGACCATCCCCACGCCGACACCGACTCGATCCTCCGGATCGTGCGCGGGGATCTCGGCGAGGTCTCCCACCAGGCCGTCTACGACGTGCTGCGCGCGCTCACCGCCGCCGGCCTGGTCCGCCGCATCCAGCCGCAGGGCTCCCGGGCGCGCTACGAGTCGCGGGTCGGGGACAACCACCACCACCTCGTGTGTCGGTCGTGCGGCGTCATCGCCGACGTCGACTGCGCCGTCGGGACCACCCCGTGCCTGACGGCGGCCGACGACCAGGGCTTCTCCATCGACGAGGCCGAGGTCATCTACTGGGGCCTGTGCTCCGCCTGCTCCACCACCACAGCCATCCACTGA
- the katG gene encoding catalase/peroxidase HPI, translating into MNSEQAGGCPVHAGRMGHPTESASNTDWWPNQLNLKILRKHQPASDPFGGQFDYSAAFASLDLDALTADVDALMTDSQDWWPADFGHYGGFMIRMAWHSAGTYRVEDGRGGAGAGMQRFAPLNSWPDNGNLDKARRLLWPIKKKYGNKISWADLMVFAGNRALETMGFTTFGFAGGRADVWEPDEDIYWGPEREWLGDERYTGERDLEKPLGAVQMGLIYVNPEGPNASADPLASARDIRETFGRMAMNDEETVALIAGGHTFGKTHGAGDPDQFVGAEPEGASIEQQGLGWKQSLNDGKGRSVITSGLEVTWTSEPTKWTNKYFENLFAYEWELEKSPAGAWQFRPKDGAGANTIPDPETGELNRYPTMLVSDVALRVDPIYEPISRRFLENPDQFADAFARAWYKLTHRDMGPIQRYLGPLVPQEELLWQDPIPARGDYTLTDEDVAALKASILGSGLTVAQLVSAAWAAASSFRISDKRGGANGGRIRLQPQVGWEANDPDELAQVIRALEGVQSSFGKEVSFADLVVLGGVAAVEKAAKDAGHDVTVPFTPGRKDATQEQTDVESFAYLEPTSDGFRNYRGKGHRLPAEYLLVDRANQLDLSAPQLTVLVGGLRVLGANSGGSTAGVLTDRPGTLTNDFFTNLLDMGTQWSSVGGDEDSFEGRDASGAVKWTGTRADLVFGSNSELRAIAEVYASDDAGEKFVTDFVAAWDKVMQLDRYDLA; encoded by the coding sequence ATGAACTCCGAGCAGGCCGGCGGCTGCCCCGTCCACGCCGGTCGCATGGGGCACCCGACCGAGAGCGCCAGCAACACCGACTGGTGGCCGAACCAGCTCAACCTGAAGATCCTGCGCAAGCACCAGCCCGCGTCGGACCCGTTCGGCGGGCAGTTCGACTACTCCGCGGCGTTCGCCAGCCTCGACCTCGACGCGCTCACCGCCGACGTCGACGCCCTCATGACCGACTCGCAGGACTGGTGGCCCGCCGACTTCGGCCACTACGGCGGCTTCATGATCCGCATGGCGTGGCACAGCGCCGGCACCTACCGGGTCGAGGACGGCCGCGGCGGCGCCGGGGCCGGCATGCAGCGCTTCGCCCCACTGAACAGCTGGCCGGACAACGGCAACCTGGACAAGGCGCGCCGCCTGCTGTGGCCGATCAAGAAGAAGTACGGCAACAAGATCTCCTGGGCCGACCTGATGGTCTTCGCGGGCAACCGCGCGCTGGAGACGATGGGCTTCACCACCTTCGGCTTCGCCGGCGGCCGCGCCGACGTGTGGGAGCCCGACGAGGACATCTACTGGGGCCCGGAGCGGGAGTGGCTCGGCGACGAGCGCTACACCGGCGAGCGCGACCTGGAGAAGCCGCTCGGCGCCGTCCAGATGGGCCTGATCTACGTCAACCCGGAGGGCCCGAACGCCAGCGCCGACCCGCTGGCCTCGGCCCGCGACATCCGCGAGACGTTCGGCCGCATGGCGATGAACGACGAGGAGACCGTCGCGCTGATCGCGGGCGGGCACACCTTCGGCAAGACCCACGGCGCGGGTGACCCCGACCAGTTCGTCGGTGCCGAGCCCGAGGGCGCGTCCATCGAGCAGCAGGGTCTCGGCTGGAAGCAGAGCCTCAACGACGGCAAGGGCCGCAGCGTCATCACCTCCGGCCTCGAGGTCACCTGGACCTCCGAGCCCACCAAGTGGACGAACAAGTACTTCGAGAACCTGTTCGCCTACGAGTGGGAGCTGGAGAAGAGCCCCGCGGGCGCGTGGCAGTTCCGGCCGAAGGACGGCGCCGGCGCCAACACCATCCCCGACCCGGAGACCGGCGAGCTCAACCGCTACCCGACGATGCTGGTCAGCGACGTCGCCCTGCGCGTCGACCCGATCTACGAGCCCATCTCGCGGCGGTTCCTGGAGAACCCCGACCAGTTCGCCGACGCGTTCGCCCGCGCCTGGTACAAGCTGACCCACCGCGACATGGGCCCGATCCAGCGCTACCTCGGACCGCTGGTCCCGCAGGAGGAGCTGCTCTGGCAGGACCCGATCCCCGCCCGCGGCGACTACACCCTGACCGACGAGGACGTCGCCGCGCTCAAGGCGTCGATCCTGGGCTCGGGCCTCACCGTCGCGCAGCTGGTGTCGGCCGCGTGGGCCGCGGCGTCGAGCTTCCGGATCAGCGACAAGCGCGGTGGCGCCAACGGCGGGCGCATCCGCCTGCAGCCGCAGGTCGGCTGGGAGGCCAACGACCCCGACGAGCTCGCCCAGGTCATCCGGGCCCTGGAGGGCGTCCAGTCCTCCTTCGGCAAGGAGGTCTCCTTCGCCGACCTCGTCGTCCTCGGTGGCGTCGCGGCCGTGGAGAAGGCGGCGAAGGACGCCGGTCACGACGTGACCGTCCCCTTCACCCCGGGCCGGAAGGACGCCACGCAGGAGCAGACCGACGTCGAGTCGTTCGCCTACCTGGAGCCGACCTCGGACGGGTTCCGCAACTACCGCGGCAAGGGCCACCGCCTGCCGGCCGAGTACCTGCTCGTCGACCGGGCGAACCAGCTCGACCTCAGCGCGCCGCAGCTGACCGTCCTGGTGGGCGGCCTGCGCGTGCTGGGTGCGAACAGCGGTGGGTCCACCGCGGGCGTCCTGACCGACCGGCCGGGCACGCTGACCAACGACTTCTTCACCAACCTGCTCGACATGGGCACGCAGTGGTCGTCGGTGGGCGGTGACGAGGACTCGTTCGAGGGTCGCGACGCCAGTGGCGCCGTGAAGTGGACGGGCACCCGCGCCGACCTGGTCTTCGGCTCGAACTCCGAGCTGCGGGCCATCGCCGAGGTGTACGCGAGCGACGACGCCGGGGAGAAGTTCGTCACGGACTTCGTCGCGGCGTGGGACAAGGTCATGCAGCTCGACCGCTACGACCTGGCCTGA
- a CDS encoding GAF and ANTAR domain-containing protein, producing the protein MTRPDREERVGRAFVALADSLVDDYDVVDLLSRLVVHSVELLAADAAGLLLADSRQELRVVAASSEDATTMELLALQSDEGPCLECYRSAAQVRVPDLADRTATWPAYTVAVERSGAFRSVHALPLRLRGQAIGVLALFHRNPGPLPEPDLLLGQALADVATIGILSERAIRRGTVLNEQLQSALDSRVVIEQAKGVVSQRTGLGMDEAFTLLRSYARRSNTRLAEISRQIVDRELDPAALPVPRPARSGPRTR; encoded by the coding sequence GTGACCCGGCCCGATCGGGAGGAGCGGGTGGGCCGGGCGTTCGTCGCGCTGGCCGACAGCCTGGTCGACGACTACGACGTCGTCGACCTGCTCAGCCGACTCGTCGTACACAGCGTGGAGCTGCTGGCGGCGGACGCGGCCGGGCTGCTGCTCGCCGATTCCCGCCAGGAGCTGCGTGTGGTCGCCGCGTCCAGCGAGGACGCCACGACGATGGAGCTGCTCGCCCTGCAGTCCGACGAGGGGCCATGCCTGGAGTGCTACCGCTCCGCCGCGCAGGTCCGCGTGCCCGACCTGGCCGACCGGACCGCGACCTGGCCCGCGTACACCGTGGCCGTCGAGCGTTCCGGGGCGTTCCGGTCGGTGCACGCGCTGCCCCTGCGTCTGCGGGGGCAGGCGATCGGGGTGCTGGCCCTGTTCCACCGCAACCCCGGACCGCTCCCGGAACCGGACCTGCTGCTGGGCCAGGCACTGGCCGACGTCGCGACGATAGGGATCCTGTCCGAGCGGGCCATCCGGCGCGGCACCGTCCTCAACGAGCAGCTGCAGTCCGCCCTGGACAGCCGGGTGGTCATCGAGCAGGCCAAGGGGGTGGTCTCCCAGCGCACCGGGCTGGGGATGGACGAGGCGTTCACGCTGCTGCGCAGCTACGCGCGGCGCAGCAACACGCGTCTGGCCGAGATCTCGCGGCAGATCGTGGATCGCGAACTCGACCCGGCCGCGCTCCCGGTGCCCCGACCTGCCCGGTCGGGGCCCCGGACGCGCTGA